From the genome of Pseudomonas mohnii:
GCGCGGTGAGCGACGTATCGGCGCGCAGCGCCAGCCCCCACTCGTCACCGTCACGCTCCAGCAAGACACCGAAACGCCGGGCAAACCCGAACGGCAGCGGCTCGCAGACATCGCTCACGGCGGTCATGGCGCACTCGTCGCTGGCTTGCGCAGATCGAACAGCGGCGCATCGGAACCCGGTTCGAACAACTGACGCGCATCGGCGGGCAGCAGCAACGAGTTGTTGCCCCGCGCCCCGCTCTGACTCAAGTCATGCAGCGCGTTGTAACGCTGCCGGCTGACCTCGACCAGGTCTTCCTTGCTGCGCACGATGGTCGGCCGCAAGAACACCATCAGGTTGCTTTTGGTCTGGGTATCGCGGTTCCAGCGAAACAGCGCGCCGAGGTAGGGAATGTCGCGCAGCAGCGGCACACCGCTTTTCTGGGTGCGCACGCTGTCGCGGATCAGGCCGCCAATCACGATGATTTCGCCGTCGTCGGCGAGGATGGTGCTCTTGAGCGCTCGTTTGTTGGTGATCAGGTCCGAAGAGTCGATGCCCGATATCGAGGGCGCGATGTCCGAGACTTCCTGCTCGACCTCCAGGCGCAAGGTCGAGCCTTCATTGATGTACGGCTTGATCTTCAGGCTGATGCCCACGTCCTTGCGCTCGACCGTGGTGAACGGGTTATCCGCGCCGCTGCTGTTGGTGGCGTAGGAACCGGTTTTGAACGGCACGTTCTGGCCGACGATGATTTCCGCTTCCTGGTTGTCCAGCGTCAACAGGCTCGGCGTGGACAGCAGGTTGCTGCGGGTGTTGCTGGCCAGCGCCGAAATCAATGCGCCGAAACGGTCGCTTCCCAGACGCAACAGCGCACCTTCGGGCGCCGATTTTTTCTCGTCGAACGTCAGGCCGCCGACAATGGGAATGTCGGTGCCGGGGAAGTTGATGAAGCCTTTGGCGTCACCGGTGTTCAGGCCCCACTGCACACCCACGGCTTCGGCGATGTCGCCGGAAATTTCGACGATGGCCGCATGGATCAACACCTGCGCTCGCGGCTGATCCAACTGACGCACGATGCTTTCGATGGTCCTGACCTGCGCTGGCTCGGCGATCAGCACCAACGCGTTCTGGCTTTCATCGGCCTTGATCATGAATGTCGCACCGGAGGCCGTTTCCTTGCTGCCGCTCAGGGTCGGTGCAGCTTTGCGGCCCTGGCCCATGGTTTCCAGAATCTCCGCCAATTGCCTGGCATCGCTGTGGCGCAGGCGGATCACCCGGGCGTTGTCAGGCAACTCGGTGGCAGGGATGTCGAGACGACGGGCCAGGCCGGCCAAGCGTTGGCGGACGGCGGCCGGGCCAATGAGAATCAGACGATTGGTTCGGGTATCCGCCAGCACCTGGATTGGCGTATCGGCAGTCCGTTTGCCCAGAGAGGCCTCCATCACCGGAGCCACGTCGCTGGCCTGGGCATGACGCAGTTGAACCACCGCATGCAGGCTGTTCTTTCCGGCATCCAGTTGCCGCACCACTTGGGTAATTCGTTGCACATTGGCGGTCGTGTCCGTGATCACCAGCGCATTGGCCGACGCCGAAGGCCCGACATAGCCGTTGACCGACACCAAAGGCCGGACCAGACCGGCAATATCGTTGGCGCTGCTGGTGTTGAGCTCAATGACCCGGGTGACGAATTGCGAGGCCGTGGCATTTTGCGCCGAGCCGCTGGCGCGGGTCTTGGCGTCGGTCACAGGCGTGATCAGGATCCGGTCACCCTCGTCGATCACCGTGAAGTTGTGGGCATCCAACACGGCGTAAAACAGCCGGCGAACGCCCTCACGGTCGAGGGCCTGCCGGGACATCACCGTGATACGCCCGGAAACCCTGGGATCAAGCACCACGGTGGTGCCGAGAATGGAGGAGATCTCTTCGACGATGTCGCGCAGCTCGGCGTTGTTCATCGCCAACTGCCACTTTTCTTCCGCGGCCTGAAGTGCGCCGGGAAGAGGCACGATCGCCAGGACGACAATGAGAAACATGGAACGCAAGGCTTGCGCGCCAGTGAAGCTGTTCATGGGTTTGATCACTCTGACGGCCCGATAATCGGGCGTAGATAACGCGTAGAAATAACGGGAGGTCGTGCATCGACGGGGGATTCGACTGGGCGCAGGAAACGCGCGACAGGTGGTTGCAGCGTCAATCGCTCCTCTCGTCCCTTGTTCCACAACACCACTTGATTGGCCTCGACGCGGCGCAGAACACTGCCACCGGGCAGGCGCTCGCCCACTTGATACATGCGCGAGCCTTGGGCATCGGTCAGCAAGGCACGGGATAAACCGCTGCTGACGACAAAGCTCGCTTGCAAGGTCAGCGGTTCGGCACTGGCAAGCAGCGCGGTTTGTGTCGTCAGGCCAAGCACGGTGGCCACTGCCGTGGCATCGAGAGCGTCACGGAGGGTGGCGGGGGCAGCCGTTACAGTGGTCACTGTCAGGGGGGGCCGAACGAAGAATTCACGAAAGCGCCACTCCTGCCACGCCAGAAACACGCTGTAGCCCACCGGCAAAAGCAGCAGGCCAACGTTGCGCAGGCGTAAGCCGAAACGGGTAACCGTCATCAGTGAAAACGTCACGACTGGTTCACTTGATTATCCAACAGAAGAGTTCGCCTTCAGACGACCCTCAAGAGGTCGCCTGAAGTACTGCGGCGGGACTTAGAGCTTGTTCCACGCCATGTGCCAGTGCGCACCGACACCCGGCTCAAAGCCAGTGGCGGTCGGGCTGTATTGCTTGCAGTAGCCCGACTCCGGGAACGGCTTGCATTCAAAGACTTCGTTGGTCTTTGGCTGCAACACTTTGGTGCCGGCGGTGTAGTCGCTGATGCCTTCCGGGAACACGAAGTCATAGTCGGCACCGGCGCCATCACCGGTCAGTTGGGTGGCCTGGGTGTCCTGGCGAGTAGTGCGGCCATCCAGGGTGGTGCCCACCAGCGTCAGGGTGTGTTTGCCCGGGTTGCTGCGCACATCCAGAGTCAGCGATGTCGAGCCGCTGTCGACCTGTGCCGAGGTGGAACCGACCAGCTTGTTGTGCTCGTCGTGCAGGGTCGCTTCGACGTTCATCTTGCGGTTGGCAATCATGCTGAACTCGACCTTGGCCTGGCCTTTGTCCAGAACGTATTCCGGTTGCTGGGACGCCACCGCCATGCGCGCGGCAGCGTCTTCCCTCATGTCCAGCTGCACTTCGTAGCGGATTACACCGCTTTCTTTTTGCGCATACAGGCTGTTGTTGCCCTTGACCGGCTCAATGGTTCCGTTTTCATCGCGAACGCCTGCCCGGACCAGGGTGTGAGCCTTGTTGATGGCTTCGGCCAGCTTGAACGACCAATTGTTTGGCGAACCGTCTTCAGCGTTGTCGATGGAGATTTCAACGCTGTAGTTCGAGCTCTCGCCATTGGCGGAGAAGGCACGGGCCTTGACCTTGTCACCTACCAGCAAGGCGGTCGAAGGCGCGATGCCGCCCACGGAAGACCAGCCGCCCGGCAACTCAGGCTCGGCAATGACGTTCACGTCCGCCGCGTTGTAAAACGCCGCATCGGTATCACCGACGGTCCAGATCGCCAGAATCACGTGGTGACCGTTTTTGTCCGCGGGGATGTTGCAGTTGTGCTTGGCGCCGGACTCCGGCTTCTGATTGCCGCCGTCGATGGTGCAGAACGGCGTGCTTTCGAAGGTGGCGCGTTTCAGCGCTTCGTTCGGGTTCCAGTTGTTGCGGGTAATGAAGTATTCATGCTTGGTGGCCGGGTGCACAGCCGTGTAGCGCCATTGGAAATCGATGTTGCGGTCCTTGATTTCCGTCAGGTGCCAACGCGTGGCGGACTGAGCGTCCAGGGCGGAGAACAGCGAGTGACCACCACTCGGGATCTTGCCGTCGACCGGTCCTTGCAGAGGCGCACCACCCACGCCGGCCGGAAAGCCCTTGAAGGTTTCGCCGACGCTTTGTGGTTCGTATTGCGCGCCGCCACAGTTGGTGTTCAAGCCTTTCTGGCAAGCCAGTGCGCGCGAAGGCGGTACTTCCAGGTAGCCGTGAGCGGAAGCACTTTGGGATGCCAACATTGCCGATAACAGGATCATTGAGGAGGTGCAGGCAGCGAACGCACTTCCCTTATAAGACGTATTTTTCATCAAATGAATTCCAGACTACTTATCGAAGATCAAGACGCGCAGAACGGGCGCCAATGTTTGCGACATTGCTCAGCGAGGGGCTGCGCAAGGGTCCGAAACCTTACTTGGATAAATTCGTTTGCTATGTAGGGAAAATCTCTGCTTACCGCAGGATCAGTCTCTATGCGCCTACATCCGACAAGAAATGAAAAACTTCTTACAAGAAGCTCCCTCTCGACTAAACACGAAGTTGAAAGGCATAAAAAAAGCCTGTCCGGCACCAGGCCGAACAGGCTTCTGATCATTGCAGAATCCGTTACTCGTGATACTGCGCCGACAACTCATGCACCGCGCGCAGGAAGGCGCCAGCGTGTTCCGGATCGACTTCCGGCGTGATGCCGTGACCGAGGTTGAACACGTGACCACTGCCTTTGCCGTAGCTGGCGAGAATGCGCCCGACTTCGGTGCGAATCGCTTCTGGCTTGGCATAGAGCACGGTCGGGTCCATGTTGCCCTGCAGTGCGACTTTGCTGCCGACACGCTCACGGGCGTTGCCGATGTCACATGTCCAGTCCAGGCCCAGTGCATCAGCACCGGCGTCGGCGATGCTTTCCAGCCACAGGCCGCCGTTCTTGGTGAACAGGATCACCGGCACCTTGCGACCTTCGTGCTCGCGGATCAGGCCGCTGACGATTTTGCGCATGTAGGCCAGGGAGAACTCCTGATAAGCCGCCGCCGACAGGTTGCCGCCCCAGGTGTCGAAGATCTGCACCGCTTGCGCACCGGCCATGATCTGGCCGTTGAGGTAGCTGGTGACCGACTGCGCGAGCTTGTCCAGCAGCAGGTGCATGGCTTGCGGGTTGTCGTAGAGCATGGCTTTGGTCTTGCGGAAGTCTTTCGACGAGCCGCCTTCGACCATGTAGGTGGCCAGGGTCCACGGGCTGCCGGAGAAGCCGATCAGCGGCACTCGGCCGTTCAGTTCGCGGCGGATGGTGCTGACCGCGTCCATCACGTAGCCGAGGTCTTTCTGCGGATCGGGAATCGGTAAGGCTTCGATGTCGGCCAGGGTGCTGACGACTTTCTTGAAGCGTGGACCTTCGCCGGTTTCGAAGTACAGGCCTTGGCCCATGGCATCGGGAATGGTCAGGATGTCGGAAAAGAGGATCGCCGCATCCAGTTGTGGATAACGGTCGAGCGGCTGCATCGTGACTTCGCAAGCGAACGACGGGTTCATGCACAGGCTCATGAAATCGCCGGCCTTGGCTCGGCTGGCGCGGTATTCCGGCAGGTAGCGACCGGCCTGACGCATCATCCACACGGGAGTGACGTCTACGGGTTGCTTGAGCAGGGCGCGCAGGAAACGGTCGTTCTTCAGGGCAGTCATGTCGGCATCCGGAAAAAAAGTGCGGGCATTTTCTCAGAGCCGGGCGCAAAAGGCACGGATGCAGGTCAGCCTTTTGTCTATCGGGTCAATTTGTCGCGGTGAAATGCAGGTTTTGTAGCAGCACAAAACACTGTGGGAGCTGGCTTGCCGGCGATGCAGACACCTCGGTTTGTCAGGTAGACCGAGGTGCTGCTATCGCTGGCAAGCCAGCTCCCACAGGTATTGCGTTGCAGCCAGTTGGACGCGGATTAGACGCCCAGGTAATCCAGGATCCCTTCAGCCGCATTACGGCCTTCAAAGATCGCCGTCACCACCAGGTCGGAACCGCGGACCATATCGCCACCGGCGAAGATCTTCGGGTTGCTGGTCTGGTGCTTGTACTGACCCTGCTCAGGCGCGACAACGCGGCCCTGGCTGTCGGTCTGGATGCTGAACTGTTCGAACCACGGCGCCGGGCTCGGACGGAAACCGAAGGCGATGACCACGGCGTCGGCCGGGATGATCTCTTCGGAGCCCGGAATCGGCTCGGGGCTGCGACGGCCACGGGCGTCCGGTTCGCCGAGACGGGTCTCGACCACTTTCACGCCTTCGACCTTGTCCTCACCGACGATGGCAATCGGCTGACGGTTGTAGAGGAATTTCACGCCTTCTTCCTTGGCGTTCTTCACCTCTTTGCGCGAGCCCGGCATGTTCGCTTCGTCACGACGATAGGCACAGGTCACCGACTTGGCGCCCTGGCGGATCGACGTACGGTTGCAGTCCATCGCCGTGTCACCACCGCCCAGCACCACGACCTTCTTGCCTTTCATGTCGACGAAATCTTCCGGCGACTTTTCAAAGCCCAGGTTGCGGTTGACGTTGGCTATAAGGAAGTCCAGTGCGTCGTAAACGCCCGGCAGGTCCTCACCGGCAAAGCCGCCCTTCATGTAGGTGTAGGTGCCCATGCCCATGAAGACCGCATCGTATTCTTCGAGCAGTTGCTCCATGGTGATGTCCTTGCCCACCTCGGTGTTGAGGCGGAACTGGATACCCATGCCGGTGAAGACTTCGCGGCGATTGCTCAGCACGGTCTTTTCCAGCTTGAACTCAGGGATACCGAAGGTCAGCAGACCGCCGATTTCCGGGTTCTTGTCGAACACCACCGGGGTCACGCCACCGCGCACCAGCACGTCGGCACAACCCAGGCCCGCCGGGCCCGCACCGATGATCGCGACGCGCTTGCCGGTCGGTTTGACCTTGGACATGTCCGGGCGCCAGCCCATGGCGAACGCGGTGTCGGTGATGTACTTCTCTACCGAACCGATGGTGACCGCGCCGAAACCGTCGTTAAGGGTGCAGGCACCCTCGCACAGACGATCCTGCGGGCACACCCGGCCGCAGACTTCCGGCAGGGTGTTGGTCTGGTGCGACAGCTCGGCGGCCTGGAGGATGTTGCCCTCGGCCACCAGCTTGAGCCAGTTGGGAATGAAGTTGTGCACCGGGCACTTCCATTCGCAATACGGGTTACCGCAACCCAGGCAGCGGTGGGCCTGGTCGGCCGACTGCTGGGGTTTGAACGGTTCGTAGATTTCCACGAACTCTTTCTTGCGTTGACGCAACAGTTTCTTCTTCGGATCCTTGCGCCCGACCTCGATGAATTGGAAGTCGTTGCTGAGACGTTCGCCCATCTTCAAAACCTCTTACACGACAGCTTCAAGCTACAAGCTTCAAGCTGCAAGACAATCACGGTGGCAGGCACAACGCGCACTGCTGTTAACTTGCGGCTTGAAGCTTGCCGCTTGCTGCTGCGTCGTTTACTGCGGACTCGCACGAGTACTGGAAAGCAGAGATTTCAAGCTCGCCGCCTTAGGTTTGACCAGCCAGAAACGGCGCACGTAATCGTCGAGGTTTTCGGCGAGCTCACGACCCCACTCGCTGTCGGTTTCCTCGACGTACTCGTTCAGCACGCGCTGCAAGTGGCTACGGTAGGCTTCCATCGCCTCGCCGCTGATCCGCTGGATTTCCACCAGTTCGTGGTTGACCCGGTCAACGAAGGTGTTGTCCTGGTCGAGCACGTAGGCGAAACCACCGGTCATGCCTGAGCCGAAGTTGTAACCGGTCTTGCCCAGCACACAGACGAAACCACCGGTCATGTACTCGCAGCAGTGATCGCCGGTGCCTTCCACGACGGTGTGGGCACCGGAGTTACGCACGGCGAAACGCTCACCCGCGGTGCCGGCGGCGAACAGCTTGCCGCCCGTGGCGCCGTACAGGCAGGTGTTGCCGATGATGGCACTGTCCTGAGTCTTGTAGACGCTGCCCGTCGGCGGAACGATGACCAGCTTGCCACCGGTCATGCCCTTGCCGACGTAGTCGTTGGCATCGCCTTCCAGGTACATGTTCAGACCACCGGCGTTCCACACGCCGAAGCTCTGACCGGCAGTCCCTTTGAAACGGAACGTGATCGGCGCATTCGCCATGCCCTGGTTGCCGTGCTTGCGGGCGATTTCGCCGGAGATCCGCGCGCCGATGGAACGGTCGCAGTTGCAGATATCCAGGGCGAATTCGGCGCCGCTCAGGTCGTTGATCGCCGAGGTGGCCATGTCGACCATTTTCTCGGCCAGCAGGCCCTTGTCGAACGGCGGGTTACGGTCCACGCCGCAGAACTGTGGCTTGTCCGCCGGCACGTGATCGCTGCCCAGCAACGGGGTCAGGTCCAGGTGATGCTGCTTGGCGGTCTGCCCTTCGATGATTTCCAGCAGATCGGTACGGCCGATCAGCTCTTCGAGGGAGCGCACACCCAGCTTGGCCAGCCACTCGCGGGTTTCTTCGGCGACGTAGGTGAAGAAGTTCACCACCATGTCGACGGTGCCGATGTAGTGATCCTTGCGCAGCTTCTCGTTCTGGGTCGCAACGCCGGTAGCGCAGTTGTTCAAGTGGCAGATGCGCAGGTATTTGCAACCCAGGGCGATCATCGGCGCGGTGCCGAAGCCGAAGCTTTCAGCGCCGAGGATGGCGGCCTTGATCACGTCGAGGCCGGTTTTCAGGCCGCCGTCGGTTTGTACCCGGACTTTGCCGCGCAGGTCGTTGCCGCGCAGGGTCTGGTGGGTTTCGGCCAGGCCGAGTTCCCACGGGGCGCCCGCGTATTTGATCGAGGTCAGCGGCGATGCACCGGTCCCGCCGTCGTAGCCGGAGATGGTGATCAGGTCCGCGTAGGCCTTGGCCACGCCGGCAGCGATGGTGCCGACGCCCGCTTCTGCTACCAGCTTCACCGAGACCAGCGCTTTCGGGTTGACTTGTTTCAGGTCGAAAATCAGCTGCGACAAGTCTTCGATCGAGTAGATGTCGTGGTGCGGCGGTGGCGAAATCAGGGTCACGCCCGGTACTGCATAACGCAGCTTGGCGATCAGACCGTTGACCTTGCCGCCCGGCAGTTGACCGCCCTCGCCTGGCTTGGCGCCTTGGGCGACCTTGATCTGCAGCACTTCGGCATTGACCAGGTATTCCGGGGTCACGCCAAAACGGCCAGTGGCAACTTGCTTGATTTTCGAGCTACGGATGGTGCCGTAGCGCGCAGGGTCTTCGCCGCCTTCACCGGAGTTGGAACGCGCACCGAGGCGGTTCATGGCTTCGGCCAGGGCTTCGTGAGCTTCCGGCGACAGGGCGCCCAGGGAGATACCGGCGGAGTCAAAGCGCTTGAGCACCGATTCCAGCGGTTCGATCTCGCTGATGTCCAGCGGCGTGTCGAGGGTTTTGACTTTCAGCAGGTCGCGGATCATCGACACCGGGCGGTTGTCCACCAGCGATGTGTATTCCTTGAACTTGCTGTAGTCGCCCTGCTGCACAGCGGCTTGCAGGGTGTTGACCACGTCCGGGTTGTACGCGTGATATTCGCCACCGTGGACGAACTTCAGCAGGCCGCCTTGCTGGATCGGCTTACGCGGGCTCCAGGCTTCGGTGGCCAGGGCTTTCTGCTCGGCTTCGATGTCGACGAAACGCGCACCCTTGATGCGGCTTGGCACGCCACGGAAGCTCAGGTTGCAGACTTCCTCGGACAGGCCGATGGCTTCGAACAACTGCGCGCCACGGTAGGACGTGATGGTCGAGATACCCATCTTCGACAGGATCTTGAGCAGGCCTTTGGTGATGCCTTTACGGTAGTTCTTGAACACCTCGTAGAGGTCACCCAGCACTTCACCGGTACGGATCAGGTCACCCAGCACTTCATAAGCCAGGAACGGATAAACGGCAGAGGCACCGAAACCGATCAACACCGCGAAGTGATGCGGGTCACGCGCTGTCGCGGTTTCCACCAGGATGTTGGAGTCGCAACGCAGGCCTTTTTCGGTCAGGCGATGGTGCACCGCGCCGGTGGCCAGGGAAGCGTGGATCGGCAGTTTGCCCGGGGCGATGTGACGGTCACTCAGTACGACCTGGGTACGACCGGCGCGCACGGCTTCTTCAGCCTGATCGGCAACGTTGCGGATCGCCGCTTCGAGGCCGACGCTTTCGTCGTAGTTCAGGTCGATGATCGCGCGCTCGAAGCCCGGACGATCGAGGTTCATCAGCGAGCGCCACTTGGCCGGAGAAATGACCGGCGAGCTGAGGATCACGCGCGAGGCGTGCTCCGGCGACTCCTGGAAAATGTTGCGCTCGGCACCGAGGCAGATTTCCAGCGACATGACGATGGCTTCACGCAGCGGGTCGATCGGCGGGTTGGTCACCTGCGCGAACTGCTGGCGGAAATAGTCGTACGGCGTGCGCACGCGCTGGGACAGCACGGCCATCGGCGTATCGTCGCCCATGGAGCCCACGGCTTCGTAGCCCTGTTCGCCGAGCGGACGCAGCACCTGGTCGCGCTCTTCGAACGTGACCTGGTACATCTTCATGTATTGCTTGAGCTGGTCGACGTCGTAGAACGCCGAACCGTGGTCGTTGTCTTCCATGGTCGCCTGGATGCGCAGGGCGTTCTTGCGCAGCCATTGCTTGTACGGATGACGAGACTTCAGGCGGTTGTCGATGGCATCGGTGTCGAGGATCTGACCGGTTTCGGTGTCCACGGCAAAGATCTGGCCAGGGCCCACACGGCCCTTGGCGATCACGTCTTCAGGCTGGTAGTTCCAGACACCGATTTCCGAGGCCAGGGTGATGAAGCCGTTCTTGGTGGTGACCCAGCGCGCCGGACGCAGACCGTTACGGTCGAGCAGGCACACCGCGTAGCGACCATCGGTCATGACCACGCCGGCCGGGCCGTCCCACGGTTCCATGTGCATCGAGTTGTATTCGTAGAACGCACGCAGATCCGGGTCCATGGTCTCGACGTTCTGCCACGCAGGCGGAATGATCATCCGCACGCCACGGAACAGGTCGATGCCACCGGTGACCATCAGCTCGAGCATGTTGTCCATGCTGGAGGAGTCGGAACCGACGCGGTTGACCAGCGGGCCGAGTTCTTCCAGGTCCATCAAATCGTTGGTGAACTTGGTGCGACGGGCCACGGCCCAGTTGCGGTTGCCGGTGATGGTGTTGATCTCGCCGTTGTGCGCCAGGAAGCGGAACGGTTGAGCCAGCGGCCATTTCGGCAGGGTGTTGGTGGAGAAGCGCTGGTGGAACACGCAAATCGAGGTTTGCAGGCGCTCATCGCTCAGGTCTGGATAGAAGGCGGTCAAGTCCGCCGGCATCATCAGGCCTTTATAAATGATGGTCTTGTGGGAAAAGCTGCAGACGTAGTGATCGACGTCGGCGGCGTTGGCCACGGACGAGCGACGACGGGAAGTGAACAGCTTGACGGCCATGTCCTGGTCGCTCAGGCCTTCACCGCCGATGTACACCTGCTCGATCTGCGGCAGGCGCTCAAGGGCCAGGCGGCCGAGGACGCTGGTATCGATCGGTACTTTGCGCCAGCCGACCAACTGCAGGCCGGCGGCCAGGATCTCGCGGTTCATGTTCTCGCGAGCGGCTTCGGCTTTGACCGGGTCCTGGTTGAAGAAGACCATGCCCACGGCATATTGCTTGGGCAGTTCGACGCCGAACGTTTCCTGGGCGATGGCTCGCAGGAACACGTCCGGCTTTTGAATTAGCAGACCGCAACCGTCACCGGTCTTGCCGTCGGCATTAATCCCACCGCGGTGGGTCATGCAGGTCAGGGCCTCGATGGCCGTTTGCAAAAGGGTATGACTGGGCTCGCCCTGCATATGAGCTATCAGGCCGAAACCGCAGTTATCCTTGAATTCATCTGGTTGGTACAGACCTGCTTTCATAGACACTTTCTCACCAGGCTGCCTCTTATCGAGGCAAATTTCTTTTTAATTCAACCACTTACCATCCACACCGAACGTACGCCGGCTTTGCGGGGGCAAAAGGGAGGTCATTGTACACACCGTCACTGGGCCTCACAAATTTGACGACGAAATGTCGCAAATTCATGTCGCATTTGTGAAAGGTTTAAAGCGATCTGCTGTGCTAGTCAAAACTTTTTTTAATCTTGACCGCAACGACTCAAAGACTACTGTGACGCAGACACCACAAGGCACGCGGTCTGTAGAGACGGCGCGCTTGTAGAAATTTTGAGGTGCTTGGAGAGGCGGCCTGGGTAAGGCCGCCGAATCTTCAGCGAGTTGTTGCCAGTTCCTGTTGGACGCTGGCGACAGTGCGAGGCCAAGGTTTACCAGCCTGAACCTTCGCTGGCAAGGCCTTGATGGCGGAAACGGCTGCATCACGATTGGCGAAACTGCCGTAGGTGATCACATAGAGCGGCTTGCCGTTGAGGACTTTCTTGAAGTAGCGGTACTCGCCGCCCTGCTCCTTGAC
Proteins encoded in this window:
- the gspD gene encoding type II secretion system secretin GspD, which gives rise to MNSFTGAQALRSMFLIVVLAIVPLPGALQAAEEKWQLAMNNAELRDIVEEISSILGTTVVLDPRVSGRITVMSRQALDREGVRRLFYAVLDAHNFTVIDEGDRILITPVTDAKTRASGSAQNATASQFVTRVIELNTSSANDIAGLVRPLVSVNGYVGPSASANALVITDTTANVQRITQVVRQLDAGKNSLHAVVQLRHAQASDVAPVMEASLGKRTADTPIQVLADTRTNRLILIGPAAVRQRLAGLARRLDIPATELPDNARVIRLRHSDARQLAEILETMGQGRKAAPTLSGSKETASGATFMIKADESQNALVLIAEPAQVRTIESIVRQLDQPRAQVLIHAAIVEISGDIAEAVGVQWGLNTGDAKGFINFPGTDIPIVGGLTFDEKKSAPEGALLRLGSDRFGALISALASNTRSNLLSTPSLLTLDNQEAEIIVGQNVPFKTGSYATNSSGADNPFTTVERKDVGISLKIKPYINEGSTLRLEVEQEVSDIAPSISGIDSSDLITNKRALKSTILADDGEIIVIGGLIRDSVRTQKSGVPLLRDIPYLGALFRWNRDTQTKSNLMVFLRPTIVRSKEDLVEVSRQRYNALHDLSQSGARGNNSLLLPADARQLFEPGSDAPLFDLRKPATSAP
- a CDS encoding type II secretion system protein N; this translates as MTVTRFGLRLRNVGLLLLPVGYSVFLAWQEWRFREFFVRPPLTVTTVTAAPATLRDALDATAVATVLGLTTQTALLASAEPLTLQASFVVSSGLSRALLTDAQGSRMYQVGERLPGGSVLRRVEANQVVLWNKGREERLTLQPPVARFLRPVESPVDARPPVISTRYLRPIIGPSE
- the gbpA gene encoding N-acetylglucosamine-binding protein GbpA — translated: MKNTSYKGSAFAACTSSMILLSAMLASQSASAHGYLEVPPSRALACQKGLNTNCGGAQYEPQSVGETFKGFPAGVGGAPLQGPVDGKIPSGGHSLFSALDAQSATRWHLTEIKDRNIDFQWRYTAVHPATKHEYFITRNNWNPNEALKRATFESTPFCTIDGGNQKPESGAKHNCNIPADKNGHHVILAIWTVGDTDAAFYNAADVNVIAEPELPGGWSSVGGIAPSTALLVGDKVKARAFSANGESSNYSVEISIDNAEDGSPNNWSFKLAEAINKAHTLVRAGVRDENGTIEPVKGNNSLYAQKESGVIRYEVQLDMREDAAARMAVASQQPEYVLDKGQAKVEFSMIANRKMNVEATLHDEHNKLVGSTSAQVDSGSTSLTLDVRSNPGKHTLTLVGTTLDGRTTRQDTQATQLTGDGAGADYDFVFPEGISDYTAGTKVLQPKTNEVFECKPFPESGYCKQYSPTATGFEPGVGAHWHMAWNKL
- the hemE gene encoding uroporphyrinogen decarboxylase, whose product is MTALKNDRFLRALLKQPVDVTPVWMMRQAGRYLPEYRASRAKAGDFMSLCMNPSFACEVTMQPLDRYPQLDAAILFSDILTIPDAMGQGLYFETGEGPRFKKVVSTLADIEALPIPDPQKDLGYVMDAVSTIRRELNGRVPLIGFSGSPWTLATYMVEGGSSKDFRKTKAMLYDNPQAMHLLLDKLAQSVTSYLNGQIMAGAQAVQIFDTWGGNLSAAAYQEFSLAYMRKIVSGLIREHEGRKVPVILFTKNGGLWLESIADAGADALGLDWTCDIGNARERVGSKVALQGNMDPTVLYAKPEAIRTEVGRILASYGKGSGHVFNLGHGITPEVDPEHAGAFLRAVHELSAQYHE
- a CDS encoding FAD-dependent oxidoreductase, whose amino-acid sequence is MGERLSNDFQFIEVGRKDPKKKLLRQRKKEFVEIYEPFKPQQSADQAHRCLGCGNPYCEWKCPVHNFIPNWLKLVAEGNILQAAELSHQTNTLPEVCGRVCPQDRLCEGACTLNDGFGAVTIGSVEKYITDTAFAMGWRPDMSKVKPTGKRVAIIGAGPAGLGCADVLVRGGVTPVVFDKNPEIGGLLTFGIPEFKLEKTVLSNRREVFTGMGIQFRLNTEVGKDITMEQLLEEYDAVFMGMGTYTYMKGGFAGEDLPGVYDALDFLIANVNRNLGFEKSPEDFVDMKGKKVVVLGGGDTAMDCNRTSIRQGAKSVTCAYRRDEANMPGSRKEVKNAKEEGVKFLYNRQPIAIVGEDKVEGVKVVETRLGEPDARGRRSPEPIPGSEEIIPADAVVIAFGFRPSPAPWFEQFSIQTDSQGRVVAPEQGQYKHQTSNPKIFAGGDMVRGSDLVVTAIFEGRNAAEGILDYLGV